The Oscillatoria acuminata PCC 6304 genomic interval AGTGTGGCTAATATCCTGGCTAGAGAAGTGGTTGAAGGGGGGAGCACCATCACCCAACAACTTGCCCGGATGGTGTTTTTGACTCAGGAACAAACAGCAGTACGGAAAATTCGGGAAGCGTTTTTAGCCCGCAAAATTGAGAAAAACATGAGGAAACAGCAAATCCTCGAACGTTACCTCAATTATGTTTATCTCGGGTCGGGTGCTTATGGGATTGCGGATGCAGCTTGGGTTTATTTTAGTAAGTCCGTGGATGAACTGACCCTCAGCGAAATGGCAATGATTGCTGGATTGCCACCAGCCCCTTCAGTTTACTCGCCTTTGGTGAATCCACAAAATGCCCGAACCCGCCGCAATATCGTGCTGCAACGGATGACGGAACTGGGATATATTACCCCAGAAGAAGCGACTACGGCGAGAGAACAAACCTTAGAGGTGCAAGCGAGTTCTCCGAAACGGCTCAAAGTGGAGGCTCCTTATTTTACCTCGTATATTCAAAAGGAATTGCCGAAGCTGGTGTCAAAAGAAGCCCTAGAAATGGGTGGTTTGACGGTGGAAACGACTATTGATTTGGAATGGCAGAAAATTGCCGAAAAAGTGGTCAAAGAGGCAGCAGAATTGGATGGACCTGCCCAGGGATTTGATCAGGCGGCATTGGTGGCGATCGCCCCGGATACGGGGGAAATTAAAGTGATGGTGGGAGGGCGATCGTTTGAGGAAAGTGAATTTAATCGGGTGACTCAGGCACAACGTCAACCGGGTTCGACTTTTAAAGGATTTGTCTATGCTGCTGCGATCGCAGCCGGTTGGTCTCCCTACGATGGCTATGAAGATGCCAACTTTAGAGTGGATGGCTACAAACCCCGCAACTATGGTGGCAAATATCGCGGTTGGGTTTCGATCGCTGATGCTTTGACCAATTCTATCAATGTGGTGGCGGTCAAAGTGTTAATTGATATTGGCTTTGAACCCACCATTGAATTGGCGAAAAATATGGGCATCAAGTCAAAACTTGACCCGATTTATTCTTTAGCCTTGGGCGGATCTGAGGTTAATTTACTGGAACTCACTAGCGCTTATGGCACGATCGCCGCTGAAGGAAACTATCACGAACCCCACGGCATTACTCGCATTATTGATCGCCGAGGCGACACCATTTACCAAGGGAAATCCCAACCCAAACAAGCCTTGGATAAAGAAACCTCTGCGATCGTGACTTGGATGTTAGAACCTGTTGTCCAATATGGCACTGGATCAGCGGCGCAGTTAAGTAACCGTCCCGTTGCGGGAAAAACCGGCACCTCTGACGAAGCGCGAGACCTTTGGTTTATTGGCTATATTCCTCAATTAGTCACTGGCGTTTGGTTGGGGAATGATGATAGTTATCCCACCTGGGGAAGCAGCAGTACCGCCGCTTTCACCTGGCGTCAATTTATGGAACAAATCGTGGAAGGAATGCCCGTTGAGGAATTTCCAGAAATCCCGGAACGCTTAGATGGACGCCAAGAGTTTATCAAAACCAAGCCAGTCACTCCCAATAGTATTTTTTATGGAGATACCACCCCTGATAATGCTCAATCCGGTTCTGCCAATGCCGGGGACTATTCCGATGGATATTACTAAGTAGGCAAATGAGAATAGATGACCACCCCAAGGATGCGTTAGAGTAATCCTTGGGGTGTTTATTTTGAAGGTAAAAGGAGTTTTTGATGCTGCACCGACTCTATGTTAATAATTTTAGATGCTTAGAAAACTTTGAATTCACTACAAAAGGAATTTCATCAGCGCTTTTAATTGGAAAAAATGGGTCAGGCAAATCAACGATCGCCACTGCCTTAGAGGTCCTTCAAAGCATTGGCAGAGGAATCAATAAAGTTAACCAATTGGTGCAAGACTCTGATTTCTCTCAGGGACGCTCTAATATTCCCATTCGCTTTGAAATTGAAGTATTTTTGCAAGAAAAACTCTACAAATATAGTCTAGCCTTTGACTTCCTAGAGCAATTTAAAGAAATAAGAGTTTCTGAAGAAGAATTACTCGTCAATGGAAGGGCAATTTACACTCGAAAAGAAGCTAAAATTACACTGTTAAATAGCTCACAAAACCGCGAAGCTGAATTTCTAGTGGATTGGCATCTGGTTGCCCTTCCGGTCATTCAAGAGCAATCACAAACTGACCCCTTGCATATTTTCAAAACTTGGCTGGCCCGGATGATTATTTTAGCGCCAATCCCCAGTTTCATGAAGGGAGATTCCCTCGGTGAAACCTTGGAACCTCACCGAACAGGTTCAAATTTTGGGGAGTGGTTTTCTGGGTTGCTGAGTCGCTATCCCGCTGCCTATACCCAGGTAGACCACTATCTGCGAGATGTCATTCCTGATTTTAAAGATGTTAGAAATGAATTAATGGGTAAAGACTTTAAAACCATGATAGTTGGCTTTGAAGAAAAGAATGCCAATTTAAGTGTTTATTTTAAAGATTTATCCGACGGAGAAAAATGTTTTTTCTTGGGGGCAGTTGTGGTCGCAGCGAATCAATATTATGGAGCGCTTTTTTGCTTTTGGGATGAACCAGCAAATTATCTATCTTTATCCGAGGTGGGACATTTCGTCACCTCACTCCGGCATTCATTTAAGACTGGAGGTCAGCTAATTGTGACTTCCCATAATCCCGAAGCTATCCTCAAATTTTCTAATGAGAATACCTGGTTGCTTCATCGAAATAGTCACTTAGAACCGACACTAATCAGACCCCTTGAGGAGATTTCAATTCCAGGGGATTTAGTGGATGCTTTAATTCGGGGTGATATAGAGGGATGACCCTTAGAGAGGTGCGATCGCCACTTCATCACCCGAAAACCTCCCCTCACCGCCTACCCCAAAACCATAAGTTTTTCTAATCATTCAATCTCCCCGAATATTCCTCTTTAGAGAGAGACAGGAGGTTCCCTGTTGGCGTAAGCTGGGAGTGTAGTTCGTGAAAAACGCTTATGAATATATTGATGGAAGTCTCTGCTGCTGCGGGGGCGAGTGCTAACAATTTTCCTGTAAGTTTTACCGTGGTTTATGTCGTAGGCTTTATTGCGGCAGTGACCCTGGGTTCGATCGCCTGGTATAACTCGAAGCGTCCCCCCGGTTGGGAAGATAAAGACCGTCCGGATGTGGTCCCCAAGGTTGATAAGTAAAACTTAAGTCAATACCCCCATAATAAAATCTAAGTCAGGGCGATTTAACTAGATCGCCCTGGCATTACTCTGTCTGCTGTTTCCTCAGTCTCACCATGAAAAATCCATCCATATCATGATGGTGGGGCCAAACGGTGATCCAGCCTTCGGGTTGGGCAAAGTGTGCCGCAGGGGAGTCGGTGGTGGGAGGGTCTATCTCCCAATCGGCATGACTGGCGAGGAAACCGAGAATCACCTCTTCATTTTCTTTGGGATGAATCGTACAGGTGGCATAGACGAGGTGACCCCCAGGTTTCACCCAGTTGGCAGTTTCTGCAAGCAATTCCCCCTGGAGTTGGGACAGTTCCTGGATATTTTCTGGGGTTTGACGCCAACGGGCATCGGCGCGGCGATGGAGGGTGCCGAGTCCGGAACAAGGGGCGTCTAAGAGTACCCAGTCAGCGGTTTGATGAAATTGGGTGAAGTTGCGACTATCTCCACTCAGGGTTTGAATGGATTGAAGTTGGAGGCGATCGGCATTTTCTTTGACTTTTTTGAGTCGGGACGGCGCTTTATCACAAGCCCAAATTGTCCCCGTATCTCCCATCATCTCTGCAAGATGGGTGGTTTTTCCTCCTGGCGCGGCACAAGCATCGATCGCCACTTGTCCCGGTTTCGCTTCCAGTAAGGACCCGACTAATTGGGCGCTGCTGTCTTGAATTGTCCACCATCCTGCCTGATATCCAGGTAAGTTTTCAATAGCACCGGCACCACTACATAAGCGCAATGCTTGGGGTAAATGGGGCAATCTGGCAACTTGAACCCCGGCGGATTGAAAGGCGGTTTCGACTTCTTCGAGGGTGGTTTTTAAGGGATTGATGCGTAAATCTAGGGTCGGGGATTGGTTGAACCAGGTACAGAGTTTTTCGGTTTCTGCAACTCCCAGCCGATCGCACCAATTGGCAACAATCCAATCGGGGAAACTATGTAATAGTCCTAATCGGGATATCTCATCATCGGGAAGCACTAAAGGGTCCGTATTTTCTGATTCGGCTAATCGAATATATTGGCGCAATAAGCCATTAACAAACCCGGCAAGTCCTTTAAATTTATTGTCTTTGGTTAATTCCACCGTGGTATTGACAGCGGCAGAGGCAGGAATGGTGGAAAGATACCGCAGTTGATATAATCCCAGATGGAGAATGATGCGAAGGTCATCGGGTTGATTAGCAGATTTCTTTTTAGCCAGTTGGTCAATGATAGCATCGAGGGTTCGCATTCTCCGCACACAACCATAGACTAATTCCGTGGCTAATCTGCGATCGCTGGGGATAAGAGCAGACTCTTCCTGCTGTTTGGCTTTTTGCAGCCATTTATCCAGGGCAATATCGGCAAAAACACCCCGACGATGGACATCGCGGAGGGCTAAAAAGGCAATTTGGCGCGGATTAGACATTGACAGTTGAGGGTTGAGATTGCAGAAGGCAGGCACATTCTATGGGAGCATCTCAATTTTGAAAAGAGACCTAACCCCCCAGCCCCCTTCCCTAAGAGGGAAGGGGGAGCCGGAAAGGGGATTTTCAAAGCCCCTCCCCTCTTAGGGGAGGGGTTTGGGGAGAGGTCCGACTGGTTTTTAGGCAAAATTGAGATGCTCCCCATTCTATAGAAATTGGGATGGAACTTTGCAGTTCTAATTGGTTGTTTTACTTAGAATGAGTCGGACTTAAGATTATAAACGGGTTTTAACCCAGTGACGGAGGAAATTTTGCAAGGATTTGTGATTTCTAGGGGCGGAGAATGCTAAAAACTCTCCTACAGGCGATTTAGGCGCGATCGCAACAGGTCTAATTCGGCATCAATTTCTACAAAATCCAGGTCCGGCATGGCTTCTAAATCTTGTTCTAGGTTAGCAGAAGCGAGACTGGCTTTAAACAGATTTCGTTCCGATTCTAAAGCAGTGAGTTGTTGCTCAAGCAGAGTCACGGTGGGAATTAATTCGTCCAGTCGTTGTTTGAGTTCTTCTGCTTGTTTGCTGTAGCTTTGTTTGCGGGTTAGGAGTTCCCGGGCGAGGGGTTCATTTTGCTGTTGTAAGGCGAGTTTAGCCGATTCGACTAATTCATTCGCTTGCTGTTGTGCATTCTGATAGTCGCGCCAGAGGAGTTCTTGACTCGATATGACATTTTGAACACTTTGCTTAAATTCAGTTAGGGTTTGTTCGAGTTCACGTTGGTAGTCTTTGCGTTGATGTTTCCAATCGGTGATATTGGAACGAATCAACCGATTAATGCGATCGCCTAATGCCATAGTCTCATCTCCTGCTGTGGGTTGACGGGGAAAAGTTTTCTTTATTGTAGCTTTTACAAAGTCATCTGGGGATCTGCAAAAAGCATAAATTAGCCCGCCTACGCGGGCTTTGTTCTCTGAACTTTCACCGGATGGAGTAGCGGATGATTCTAAACTGATGTTTTCTGGCAAAAGTGTTCGTCAAAAAAACCTTGAACTTGTTCTAAAATAGTCGGCAACTGACTCGCCAGTTCAGCCGTACCTTCTAAGGTTTGTTGACGCGCTAAACTTTCCAATTGAGCGGCGATCGCAGACATAGAAGATACCCCAACATTCCCAGCCGCACTTTTAATCCGATGAGCGCAATGTTCCATCTGGGCTAAATCTTGGTTGGATAATGCTTGGGTAATCGCCTCAATATCCTCGGGAATTTTATCGATAAAGACCTGTAAAAGTCGCTGCTGTAGAGATAAATTTCCTCGGGTTACTTTTAGCAAACGGTCCATATTGACCGGGCATTCCGGCGGAGAAAAGGGCAAGGGAGATGCGGTATTTAGAGTCAGCAGACTAGAGGGAATCGCGGTGGGTTCAATGCGAGGAATTTTGACCGGGGAGGGGACTTGTAGACAGTTATCCGGTCCCGGTTTTTTATGAATCCAACGGCGGATGGCGGCGGCTAAATCTTCGCGTTCGATGGGTTTACTCAGATAATCATCCATCCCGGCATCGAGACATTTTTGGCGATCGCCTCGCATGGCATTGGCGGTGAGTGCAATCACAATAGTATGTCGTTGTGCTTCCTCCCTACGGCGCAACTCTTTTGTCGCTGCATACCCATCCATCACCGGCATTTGACAATCCATTAAAACCAAATCGTAGGTTTTTTGGGTAATAGCTTCCAATGCTTCGATGCCATTGGTGACACAATCCGGTTGATACCCTAACATTTCTAACTGACTTAAAATCACCGTTTGGTTAATCAGGTTATCTTCCGCCACTAAAATATTAATCGCATAAGCTGGGATAATTGGCGCGTGCAAGGTTCCCATAGAAGAAGCGGTAGAGGATGGACCATTCACCACGTTAATCAGGGTATCAAACAATCGTGAAGCCCGGACGGGTTTGAAGAAATAACTGGCTACGCCTCTGGATAACAGGGATTCAGCAATGTCTCGTTGACTTTGATTGGTCATTAAAATGACCTGAGTTTCAGGAAACAGGTGCGAGTCAAATTGCTCGCGATTGTAATGGAGGTTTTCTAATAGTTGCAATCCCTCTTTTGAGGGAAGTTGTAAATCCAGTAGCAGGACATCATACGGTTTATTGAGGGTCACGGTTTGTTGCAGCGCATTCCATGCTTCTGTTGCATTTGCGGCATCATCCGTATGCATTCCCCAGGCTTCGGTTAACTCCCGCACAGACTGACGAATTCGTGGGTTATCATCAACCACTAATACCCGTAAACTGGGGAGTTTACGGGGAGGACTAACCTCTATCGGAGTGAAATGGAGTTGTTTTTTAAACTCTGCGGTAAACCAAAAGGTAGAACCTTCACCGAGTTTACTATCAACCCCAATTTGTCCTCCCATCATTTCTACAAGCTGCTTGCAAATTGCCAAGCCTAAGCCGGTCCCTCCATACTGACGCTTGGTCGAAGCATCGACTTGGGAAAAGGATTGAAAGAGTTTATTCTGCCCTTCTGGAGAAATGCCAATACCCGTATCCTTGACACTCATGCGAATGCAAGCGGTTTCTTCCGTTTCAGCAATTGCTGAGGCTTGAATAATAATTTCCCCAACTTCTGTAAATTTAATGGCATTGCCAACTAGATTCAGTAAAATTTGGCCCAATCTGACTGGATCACCCTGCAAATTTCGGGCTAAGTTGGGGTCAAACAAGAAACTTAAGTCTAAACCTTTGGCTTCGGCTTGTGCGCCTAATAAATCCAGAACTTGTTCGACACTTTCATAAAGATTAAAGTCGAATTGTTCTAAGTGCATTTCTCCGGCTTCTAGCTTAGAGAAGTCGAGAATATCATTAATAATGCTGAGTAAATGTTGGGCGCTGGCCCGAATCGTTTTAGCATAATCGTATTGTTGGGTACTCAAGGGGGTTTCTAACAGCAAGCCAGCCATGCCTAATACGCCATTCATGGGGGTTCTAATTTCATGGCTCATATTGGCGAGGAATTGAGATTTAAACCGGGCGGATTCTAAGGCGGCTTCCCGGGCTTTTACCAACTCATCAATGCAATCGATCGCAATGGCAATTCCCCCAATTTCACCTTCGGCCAAATACCAGGGAGAAATGGTCCAACGAATGTAGGTAGAAGACCCATCTAATTTCTGCCAAAGGTCTTCCGTAACGGAAACAATTTCGCCTTGTAAAGCCCGTTGGTGAGCTTGTCGCCAACGTTCGGGAATATCCGATGAGACTTGATAGTAATTCCGACCAATTAAGGAGGGTTGAGTGCCGTTGTTGTTGTCTGAGGTTTTTGATCGCCCAAAAGAGTCTAACCCATGATAAGTTAACCATTGGCTAGAATGAGCCAGATAGCACATTTGGGTGTCAAACATGGCGATCGCCACAGGTGCACAGTTGACAATCTGTTGTAACTGCTGCCGTTCCCGTTCGATCGCTGTTTCCATTTGCTTGCGATCGCTAATGTCACGCCACACCACGGCAAATCCATCCCCCAGTTTGGTCGCCCGAATATCAAAGGCTTCCCGGACAGGCGGACGATTTTTCATCCCATTTAGACCCAGATTCCCCTCGGTTTCATACAGAATTAATTCTTCATTTAACGGTTGTCCCGTTTGGACAACTTGAGCATATTTACTAAACAAAATGCTTTGGCGCTGATCGGGCATCACTTGGCAAAAGGAACAGTCGTGATCCATCTCATCTCGGCTACAATGATACTGTTGCCGCGCTGAAGCATTGACATATTCGCGACGAAAATCAATGATTTCGCCCCTTTCATTTCGGCAAGCGGAATAAATCCCAAAACAGTCCAGCATATTCTCAACAGACGTTCTGAACCGTTCTTCACTGTGTAACAATTCTTGCTCAAGCTGTTTGAGGTCCGTAATATCAATGGCAACACCATCCCAAAGGATATCTCCATTCGGCTGGGGTTCGGGACGGGATTCCCCTTGCAGCCATTTAATTTTTCCTGTGGGGGTAATCACCCGAAATTTGCGTTTCCAGGGTTGTAAGATTTGGGCCGATCGCGCAATGGATTCGTTAAAATTTTGCGAGTCTTCGGGATGAATCAAAGAACACATTAACTGGGCATTTTGTTCAATTTCTTCCGGTTCTAATTCTAAAATATCCCGGCAACCGGAACTGATATAGGGAAAAGAAATTGTGCCATCGGTGGTAATGAGATATTGATAAATGACCCCGGGTAAATTATCGGCTAACCGTTGGAAGCGATTCTGAAGTTCGGTGACTCGGCGGGTTTCTTGGTGGAGTGCATTTTCCACTGACTTGCGATCGCTAATATCCCGTCCGACACAATAGATAGATTGTTCTTCGGGAACCGGAACGGCGGACCAAGAAATCCATTTATAAGACCCATCCCTAGTCCGATAGCGATTTTCAAAGGCGATCGCCTCTTTTGACGCCAGCATTTGCTGGGTTTTTTCCTCGGAGAGTTCCCGATCCTCGGGATGAACCCAATCTAGGGAAAACTGACGGGAAAACTCGTCTGGACTGTACCCCAAAATATCAGTGATGGCCGGATTAACTCGCTTAAAGTACCCCTCAAAAGAGGCGATCGCCATCAAATCAGCGGATACTTTAAAAAATTGTTCCAACTCCGCTTGGGCTTTTTGCCGTGCTACAATTTCACTTTGCAGTTGTCGGTTAGCGCGGGTGAGTTCGGCGGTGCGTTGGGCAACTAAATTCTCTAGCTGTTCTTGGTATTTTCGCAACGCAGCTTCCGACCGTTTGCGATCGGTAATATCTAGGACAATCGCTTGCATTCGGCCATCCGGCAGCATTTTAGCGCTCAATTCCACCGGCAGTAAGGTATTATTTTTTCGCCGCAACCAATGTTCACTTCTGCAGTTTTCTCCCAACCTTAACCCATCCAATGGACTGGAAAATATCTCGATTTCAGGTTGATAGGCAATTGCCTTA includes:
- a CDS encoding transglycosylase domain-containing protein, translated to MAVRGVDVAKFISKLKNISKKFGSASGTKPRKSRDFPPETGGDRPGVDRSNPTVLRGTPLSLAPGEQGKPLEPQAIAPGENPSDPDKPSKPGKPRRNIFSTLKRLWFNPGGKPLYRRRIFWVGLGVVAVSSSAGTLTWVWWRIDRSLPDVSEVFTFVRDGTLTITTEDGTILQQIGPATRDKLRMQDIPEPLVEAFIASEDSRFYKHGGVDYQGVLRASVANILAREVVEGGSTITQQLARMVFLTQEQTAVRKIREAFLARKIEKNMRKQQILERYLNYVYLGSGAYGIADAAWVYFSKSVDELTLSEMAMIAGLPPAPSVYSPLVNPQNARTRRNIVLQRMTELGYITPEEATTAREQTLEVQASSPKRLKVEAPYFTSYIQKELPKLVSKEALEMGGLTVETTIDLEWQKIAEKVVKEAAELDGPAQGFDQAALVAIAPDTGEIKVMVGGRSFEESEFNRVTQAQRQPGSTFKGFVYAAAIAAGWSPYDGYEDANFRVDGYKPRNYGGKYRGWVSIADALTNSINVVAVKVLIDIGFEPTIELAKNMGIKSKLDPIYSLALGGSEVNLLELTSAYGTIAAEGNYHEPHGITRIIDRRGDTIYQGKSQPKQALDKETSAIVTWMLEPVVQYGTGSAAQLSNRPVAGKTGTSDEARDLWFIGYIPQLVTGVWLGNDDSYPTWGSSSTAAFTWRQFMEQIVEGMPVEEFPEIPERLDGRQEFIKTKPVTPNSIFYGDTTPDNAQSGSANAGDYSDGYY
- a CDS encoding AAA family ATPase, producing MLHRLYVNNFRCLENFEFTTKGISSALLIGKNGSGKSTIATALEVLQSIGRGINKVNQLVQDSDFSQGRSNIPIRFEIEVFLQEKLYKYSLAFDFLEQFKEIRVSEEELLVNGRAIYTRKEAKITLLNSSQNREAEFLVDWHLVALPVIQEQSQTDPLHIFKTWLARMIILAPIPSFMKGDSLGETLEPHRTGSNFGEWFSGLLSRYPAAYTQVDHYLRDVIPDFKDVRNELMGKDFKTMIVGFEEKNANLSVYFKDLSDGEKCFFLGAVVVAANQYYGALFCFWDEPANYLSLSEVGHFVTSLRHSFKTGGQLIVTSHNPEAILKFSNENTWLLHRNSHLEPTLIRPLEEISIPGDLVDALIRGDIEG
- the psb35 gene encoding photosystem II assembly protein Psb35, whose protein sequence is MNILMEVSAAAGASANNFPVSFTVVYVVGFIAAVTLGSIAWYNSKRPPGWEDKDRPDVVPKVDK
- a CDS encoding 16S rRNA (cytosine(967)-C(5))-methyltransferase; translation: MSNPRQIAFLALRDVHRRGVFADIALDKWLQKAKQQEESALIPSDRRLATELVYGCVRRMRTLDAIIDQLAKKKSANQPDDLRIILHLGLYQLRYLSTIPASAAVNTTVELTKDNKFKGLAGFVNGLLRQYIRLAESENTDPLVLPDDEISRLGLLHSFPDWIVANWCDRLGVAETEKLCTWFNQSPTLDLRINPLKTTLEEVETAFQSAGVQVARLPHLPQALRLCSGAGAIENLPGYQAGWWTIQDSSAQLVGSLLEAKPGQVAIDACAAPGGKTTHLAEMMGDTGTIWACDKAPSRLKKVKENADRLQLQSIQTLSGDSRNFTQFHQTADWVLLDAPCSGLGTLHRRADARWRQTPENIQELSQLQGELLAETANWVKPGGHLVYATCTIHPKENEEVILGFLASHADWEIDPPTTDSPAAHFAQPEGWITVWPHHHDMDGFFMVRLRKQQTE
- a CDS encoding PspA/IM30 family protein produces the protein MALGDRINRLIRSNITDWKHQRKDYQRELEQTLTEFKQSVQNVISSQELLWRDYQNAQQQANELVESAKLALQQQNEPLARELLTRKQSYSKQAEELKQRLDELIPTVTLLEQQLTALESERNLFKASLASANLEQDLEAMPDLDFVEIDAELDLLRSRLNRL
- a CDS encoding PAS domain S-box protein encodes the protein MLAALAVAEGLIFLIFLYLIRTDRPLPDPRFPKHQPPRFREIFNSSFQFMAVLNPEGMILDVNQTALEWGELQLEQVFGVSFWQTPWWSGNQPSQDRLIEAIATAASGKSRRYETVIGGSGCPLRTLDFSIRPMLGQGGQVTQLIAEGRDITARKGYESELLRIRKAVDSAGDAIAISDLRGHRIYQNFACTQLFGYTRDEMNAAGGPWMLYQDPVVSQQAFETVSSGGSWQGEAEMKSKGGDCLQIAVRADAIVDERNQIVGFIGIYTDITARRQLEAELRHQETDYRQLMEQASEGIFIIDERGNYLNVNPRACEMLGYSREELLQLNFKAIAYQPEIEIFSSPLDGLRLGENCRSEHWLRRKNNTLLPVELSAKMLPDGRMQAIVLDITDRKRSEAALRKYQEQLENLVAQRTAELTRANRQLQSEIVARQKAQAELEQFFKVSADLMAIASFEGYFKRVNPAITDILGYSPDEFSRQFSLDWVHPEDRELSEEKTQQMLASKEAIAFENRYRTRDGSYKWISWSAVPVPEEQSIYCVGRDISDRKSVENALHQETRRVTELQNRFQRLADNLPGVIYQYLITTDGTISFPYISSGCRDILELEPEEIEQNAQLMCSLIHPEDSQNFNESIARSAQILQPWKRKFRVITPTGKIKWLQGESRPEPQPNGDILWDGVAIDITDLKQLEQELLHSEERFRTSVENMLDCFGIYSACRNERGEIIDFRREYVNASARQQYHCSRDEMDHDCSFCQVMPDQRQSILFSKYAQVVQTGQPLNEELILYETEGNLGLNGMKNRPPVREAFDIRATKLGDGFAVVWRDISDRKQMETAIERERQQLQQIVNCAPVAIAMFDTQMCYLAHSSQWLTYHGLDSFGRSKTSDNNNGTQPSLIGRNYYQVSSDIPERWRQAHQRALQGEIVSVTEDLWQKLDGSSTYIRWTISPWYLAEGEIGGIAIAIDCIDELVKAREAALESARFKSQFLANMSHEIRTPMNGVLGMAGLLLETPLSTQQYDYAKTIRASAQHLLSIINDILDFSKLEAGEMHLEQFDFNLYESVEQVLDLLGAQAEAKGLDLSFLFDPNLARNLQGDPVRLGQILLNLVGNAIKFTEVGEIIIQASAIAETEETACIRMSVKDTGIGISPEGQNKLFQSFSQVDASTKRQYGGTGLGLAICKQLVEMMGGQIGVDSKLGEGSTFWFTAEFKKQLHFTPIEVSPPRKLPSLRVLVVDDNPRIRQSVRELTEAWGMHTDDAANATEAWNALQQTVTLNKPYDVLLLDLQLPSKEGLQLLENLHYNREQFDSHLFPETQVILMTNQSQRDIAESLLSRGVASYFFKPVRASRLFDTLINVVNGPSSTASSMGTLHAPIIPAYAINILVAEDNLINQTVILSQLEMLGYQPDCVTNGIEALEAITQKTYDLVLMDCQMPVMDGYAATKELRRREEAQRHTIVIALTANAMRGDRQKCLDAGMDDYLSKPIEREDLAAAIRRWIHKKPGPDNCLQVPSPVKIPRIEPTAIPSSLLTLNTASPLPFSPPECPVNMDRLLKVTRGNLSLQQRLLQVFIDKIPEDIEAITQALSNQDLAQMEHCAHRIKSAAGNVGVSSMSAIAAQLESLARQQTLEGTAELASQLPTILEQVQGFFDEHFCQKTSV